Proteins from a single region of Manis javanica isolate MJ-LG chromosome 5, MJ_LKY, whole genome shotgun sequence:
- the SMOX gene encoding spermine oxidase isoform X3, which produces MQSCESSGDSADDPLSRGLRRRGQPRVVVIGAGLAGLAAAKALLEQGFTHVTVLEASCHIGGRVQSVKLGHATFELGATWIHGSHGNPIYHLAEANGLLEETTDGERSVGRISLYSKNGVACYLTNHGHRIPKDVVEEFSDLYNEVESCESSSHSMDEVSLSAFGEWTEIPGAHHIIPSGFMRVVELLAEGIPAHVIQLGKPVRCVHWDQASARSRGPEIEPRGEGDHNHYAGEGGQGGEQPRGPGRDEDEQWPVVVECEDCEVIPADHVIVTVSLGVLKRQHASFFRPGLPSEKVAAIHRLGIGTTDKIFLEFEEPFWGPECNSLQFVWEDEAESRTLTYPPELWYRKICGFDVLYPPERYGHVLSGWICGEEALVMEKCDDEAVAEICTEMLRQFTGNPNIPKPRRILRSAWGSNPYFRGSYSYTQVGSSGADVEKLAKPLPYTESSKMAQGSSSKQQPGHLLSSKCPEQSLDSNRGSVKPMQVLFSGEATHRKYYSTTHGALLSGQREASRLIEMYRDLFQQGT; this is translated from the exons ATGCAAAGTTGTGAATCCAGTGGCGACAGCGCGGATGACCCTCTCAGTCGTGGGCTACGGAGAAGGGGACAGCCTCGCGTGGTGGTGATCGGTGCTGGGTTGGCTGGCCTGGCTGCAGCCAAAGCACTTCTGGAGCAGGGCTTCACGCATGTCACTGTGCTTGAGGCTTCCTGTCACATCGGAGGCCGCGTGCAGAGCGTGAAACTCG GACACGCCACCTTTGAGCTGGGAGCCACCTGGATCCATGGTTCCCATGGGAATCCCATCTATCATCTAGCAGAAGCCAATGGCCTCCTGGAAGAGACAACTGATGGGGAGCGCAGTGTGGGCCGCATCAGCCTATATTCCAAGAATGGTGTGGCCTGCTACCTTACCAACCATGGCCACAGGATCCCCAAGGACGTGGTTGAGGAATTCAGCGATTTATACAACGAG GTGGAGAGCTGTGAGAGTAGCTCCCACAGCATGGACGAGGTGTCCCTGAGCGCCTTTGGGGAGTGGACAGAGATCCCCGGTGCCCATCACATCATCCCCTCCGGCTTCATGCGGGTTGTGGAGCTGCTGGCCGAGGGCATTCCAGCGCATGTCATCCAGCTGGGGAAACCCGTCCGTTGTGTGCACTGGGACCAGGCCTCGGCCCGCTCCCGGGGCCCTGAGATTGAGCCCCGGGGCGAGGGTGACCACAATCACTACGCCGGGGAGGGCGGCCAGGGTGGAGAGCAGCCCCGGGGTCCCGGGCGGGACGAGGACGAGCAGTGGCCGGTGGTGGTGGAGTGTGAGGACTGCGAGGTGATCCCGGCGGACCACGTGATCGTGACCGTGTCGCTGGGCGTGCTCAAGAGGCAGCATGCCAGCTTCTTCCGGCCAGGCCTGCCCTCCGAGAAGGTGGCTGCCATCCACCGCCTGGGTATCGGCACCACCGACAAGATCTTTCTGGAATTCGAGGAGCCCTTTTGGGGCCCCGAGTGCAACAGCCTACAGTTTGTGTGGGAGGATGAGGCGGAGAGCCGCACCCTCACCTATCCGCCCGAGCTCTGGTACCGCAAGATCTGCGGCTTCGACGTCCTCTACCCGCCCGAGCGCTACGGCCACGTGCTGAGCGGCTGGATCTGCGGGGAGGAGGCCCTCGTCATGGAGAAGTGTGACGACGAGGCGGTGGCCGAGATCTGCACGGAGATGCTGCGGCAGTTCACAG GGAACCCCAACATTCCCAAACCTCGGCGAATCCTGCGCTCTGCCTGGGGCAGCAACCCCTACTTCCGGGGCTCCTATTCGTACACACAGGTGGGCTCTAGTGGGGCAGACGTGGAGAAGCTGGCCAAGCCCCTGCCGTACACAGAGAGCTCCAAGATGGCG CAAGGAAGCTCCTCAAAGCAGCAGCCCGGTCACCTTTTATCTTCCAAGTGCCCAGAACAGTCCCTGGACTCTAATAGGGGCTCCGTAAAG CCCATGCAGGTGCTGTTCTCTGGTGAGGCCACCCACCGAAAATACTACTCCACCACCCATGGTGCTCTGCTCTCTGGCCAGCGCGAGGCATCCCGTCTCATCGAGATGTACCGAGACCTCTTCCAGCAGGGGACCTGA
- the SMOX gene encoding spermine oxidase isoform X2, giving the protein MQSCESSGDSADDPLSRGLRRRGQPRVVVIGAGLAGLAAAKALLEQGFTHVTVLEASCHIGGRVQSVKLGHATFELGATWIHGSHGNPIYHLAEANGLLEETTDGERSVGRISLYSKNGVACYLTNHGHRIPKDVVEEFSDLYNEVYNLTQEFFRNGKPVNAESQNSVGVFTREEVRNRIRNDPDDPEVTKRLKLAMIQQYLKVESCESSSHSMDEVSLSAFGEWTEIPGAHHIIPSGFMRVVELLAEGIPAHVIQLGKPVRCVHWDQASARSRGPEIEPRGEGDHNHYAGEGGQGGEQPRGPGRDEDEQWPVVVECEDCEVIPADHVIVTVSLGVLKRQHASFFRPGLPSEKVAAIHRLGIGTTDKIFLEFEEPFWGPECNSLQFVWEDEAESRTLTYPPELWYRKICGFDVLYPPERYGHVLSGWICGEEALVMEKCDDEAVAEICTEMLRQFTGNPNIPKPRRILRSAWGSNPYFRGSYSYTQVGSSGADVEKLAKPLPYTESSKMAPMQVLFSGEATHRKYYSTTHGALLSGQREASRLIEMYRDLFQQGT; this is encoded by the exons ATGCAAAGTTGTGAATCCAGTGGCGACAGCGCGGATGACCCTCTCAGTCGTGGGCTACGGAGAAGGGGACAGCCTCGCGTGGTGGTGATCGGTGCTGGGTTGGCTGGCCTGGCTGCAGCCAAAGCACTTCTGGAGCAGGGCTTCACGCATGTCACTGTGCTTGAGGCTTCCTGTCACATCGGAGGCCGCGTGCAGAGCGTGAAACTCG GACACGCCACCTTTGAGCTGGGAGCCACCTGGATCCATGGTTCCCATGGGAATCCCATCTATCATCTAGCAGAAGCCAATGGCCTCCTGGAAGAGACAACTGATGGGGAGCGCAGTGTGGGCCGCATCAGCCTATATTCCAAGAATGGTGTGGCCTGCTACCTTACCAACCATGGCCACAGGATCCCCAAGGACGTGGTTGAGGAATTCAGCGATTTATACAACGAG GTCTATAACTTGACCCAGGAGTTCTTCCGGAATGGTAAACCAGTCAATGCTGAGAGTCAGAACAGCGTGGGGGTGTTCACCCGGGAGGAGGTGCGCAACCGCATCAGGAATGACCCTGACGACCCGGAGGTCACCAAGCGCCTGAAGCTCGCCATGATCCAGCAGTACCTGAAG GTGGAGAGCTGTGAGAGTAGCTCCCACAGCATGGACGAGGTGTCCCTGAGCGCCTTTGGGGAGTGGACAGAGATCCCCGGTGCCCATCACATCATCCCCTCCGGCTTCATGCGGGTTGTGGAGCTGCTGGCCGAGGGCATTCCAGCGCATGTCATCCAGCTGGGGAAACCCGTCCGTTGTGTGCACTGGGACCAGGCCTCGGCCCGCTCCCGGGGCCCTGAGATTGAGCCCCGGGGCGAGGGTGACCACAATCACTACGCCGGGGAGGGCGGCCAGGGTGGAGAGCAGCCCCGGGGTCCCGGGCGGGACGAGGACGAGCAGTGGCCGGTGGTGGTGGAGTGTGAGGACTGCGAGGTGATCCCGGCGGACCACGTGATCGTGACCGTGTCGCTGGGCGTGCTCAAGAGGCAGCATGCCAGCTTCTTCCGGCCAGGCCTGCCCTCCGAGAAGGTGGCTGCCATCCACCGCCTGGGTATCGGCACCACCGACAAGATCTTTCTGGAATTCGAGGAGCCCTTTTGGGGCCCCGAGTGCAACAGCCTACAGTTTGTGTGGGAGGATGAGGCGGAGAGCCGCACCCTCACCTATCCGCCCGAGCTCTGGTACCGCAAGATCTGCGGCTTCGACGTCCTCTACCCGCCCGAGCGCTACGGCCACGTGCTGAGCGGCTGGATCTGCGGGGAGGAGGCCCTCGTCATGGAGAAGTGTGACGACGAGGCGGTGGCCGAGATCTGCACGGAGATGCTGCGGCAGTTCACAG GGAACCCCAACATTCCCAAACCTCGGCGAATCCTGCGCTCTGCCTGGGGCAGCAACCCCTACTTCCGGGGCTCCTATTCGTACACACAGGTGGGCTCTAGTGGGGCAGACGTGGAGAAGCTGGCCAAGCCCCTGCCGTACACAGAGAGCTCCAAGATGGCG CCCATGCAGGTGCTGTTCTCTGGTGAGGCCACCCACCGAAAATACTACTCCACCACCCATGGTGCTCTGCTCTCTGGCCAGCGCGAGGCATCCCGTCTCATCGAGATGTACCGAGACCTCTTCCAGCAGGGGACCTGA
- the SMOX gene encoding spermine oxidase isoform X1 produces the protein MQSCESSGDSADDPLSRGLRRRGQPRVVVIGAGLAGLAAAKALLEQGFTHVTVLEASCHIGGRVQSVKLGHATFELGATWIHGSHGNPIYHLAEANGLLEETTDGERSVGRISLYSKNGVACYLTNHGHRIPKDVVEEFSDLYNEVYNLTQEFFRNGKPVNAESQNSVGVFTREEVRNRIRNDPDDPEVTKRLKLAMIQQYLKVESCESSSHSMDEVSLSAFGEWTEIPGAHHIIPSGFMRVVELLAEGIPAHVIQLGKPVRCVHWDQASARSRGPEIEPRGEGDHNHYAGEGGQGGEQPRGPGRDEDEQWPVVVECEDCEVIPADHVIVTVSLGVLKRQHASFFRPGLPSEKVAAIHRLGIGTTDKIFLEFEEPFWGPECNSLQFVWEDEAESRTLTYPPELWYRKICGFDVLYPPERYGHVLSGWICGEEALVMEKCDDEAVAEICTEMLRQFTGNPNIPKPRRILRSAWGSNPYFRGSYSYTQVGSSGADVEKLAKPLPYTESSKMAQGSSSKQQPGHLLSSKCPEQSLDSNRGSVKPMQVLFSGEATHRKYYSTTHGALLSGQREASRLIEMYRDLFQQGT, from the exons ATGCAAAGTTGTGAATCCAGTGGCGACAGCGCGGATGACCCTCTCAGTCGTGGGCTACGGAGAAGGGGACAGCCTCGCGTGGTGGTGATCGGTGCTGGGTTGGCTGGCCTGGCTGCAGCCAAAGCACTTCTGGAGCAGGGCTTCACGCATGTCACTGTGCTTGAGGCTTCCTGTCACATCGGAGGCCGCGTGCAGAGCGTGAAACTCG GACACGCCACCTTTGAGCTGGGAGCCACCTGGATCCATGGTTCCCATGGGAATCCCATCTATCATCTAGCAGAAGCCAATGGCCTCCTGGAAGAGACAACTGATGGGGAGCGCAGTGTGGGCCGCATCAGCCTATATTCCAAGAATGGTGTGGCCTGCTACCTTACCAACCATGGCCACAGGATCCCCAAGGACGTGGTTGAGGAATTCAGCGATTTATACAACGAG GTCTATAACTTGACCCAGGAGTTCTTCCGGAATGGTAAACCAGTCAATGCTGAGAGTCAGAACAGCGTGGGGGTGTTCACCCGGGAGGAGGTGCGCAACCGCATCAGGAATGACCCTGACGACCCGGAGGTCACCAAGCGCCTGAAGCTCGCCATGATCCAGCAGTACCTGAAG GTGGAGAGCTGTGAGAGTAGCTCCCACAGCATGGACGAGGTGTCCCTGAGCGCCTTTGGGGAGTGGACAGAGATCCCCGGTGCCCATCACATCATCCCCTCCGGCTTCATGCGGGTTGTGGAGCTGCTGGCCGAGGGCATTCCAGCGCATGTCATCCAGCTGGGGAAACCCGTCCGTTGTGTGCACTGGGACCAGGCCTCGGCCCGCTCCCGGGGCCCTGAGATTGAGCCCCGGGGCGAGGGTGACCACAATCACTACGCCGGGGAGGGCGGCCAGGGTGGAGAGCAGCCCCGGGGTCCCGGGCGGGACGAGGACGAGCAGTGGCCGGTGGTGGTGGAGTGTGAGGACTGCGAGGTGATCCCGGCGGACCACGTGATCGTGACCGTGTCGCTGGGCGTGCTCAAGAGGCAGCATGCCAGCTTCTTCCGGCCAGGCCTGCCCTCCGAGAAGGTGGCTGCCATCCACCGCCTGGGTATCGGCACCACCGACAAGATCTTTCTGGAATTCGAGGAGCCCTTTTGGGGCCCCGAGTGCAACAGCCTACAGTTTGTGTGGGAGGATGAGGCGGAGAGCCGCACCCTCACCTATCCGCCCGAGCTCTGGTACCGCAAGATCTGCGGCTTCGACGTCCTCTACCCGCCCGAGCGCTACGGCCACGTGCTGAGCGGCTGGATCTGCGGGGAGGAGGCCCTCGTCATGGAGAAGTGTGACGACGAGGCGGTGGCCGAGATCTGCACGGAGATGCTGCGGCAGTTCACAG GGAACCCCAACATTCCCAAACCTCGGCGAATCCTGCGCTCTGCCTGGGGCAGCAACCCCTACTTCCGGGGCTCCTATTCGTACACACAGGTGGGCTCTAGTGGGGCAGACGTGGAGAAGCTGGCCAAGCCCCTGCCGTACACAGAGAGCTCCAAGATGGCG CAAGGAAGCTCCTCAAAGCAGCAGCCCGGTCACCTTTTATCTTCCAAGTGCCCAGAACAGTCCCTGGACTCTAATAGGGGCTCCGTAAAG CCCATGCAGGTGCTGTTCTCTGGTGAGGCCACCCACCGAAAATACTACTCCACCACCCATGGTGCTCTGCTCTCTGGCCAGCGCGAGGCATCCCGTCTCATCGAGATGTACCGAGACCTCTTCCAGCAGGGGACCTGA